The following DNA comes from Streptomyces sp. Ag109_O5-10.
ACGTCACCTCGCCGTACGTCACCGGCACGATCTCGAAGGACGGCCGCAGCGCGCTGGTCCAGTTCGACATGCGCGGCGACGCCGGGACCGCCGGCGACCGGGTGCAGCCGGTGCTGGACGCGGTGGCCGGGGTGCAGAAGGCGCACGGCACGCTGCGGATCGAGGAGATCGGCGGCGCCAGCATGAACAAGCAGTACGCCGACGCCTTCGGCAAGGACTTCCAGCGCGCCGAGTACTCCGCCGTGCCGGTGGCCTTCGGCATCCTGCTGATCGCGTTCGGCGCGCTGGTGGCGGCCCTGCTGCCGGTGGGTCTGGCGATCACCGCGATCATGGCGACGATGGGCCTGATGGGCCTGGTCAGCCACCTGCAGCCGATGAGCGACACCGCCAACTCCGTGATGCTGCTGGTCGGCATGGCGGTCGGCGTCGACTACTGCCTGTTCTACCTGCGCCGGGAGCGCGAGGAACGGGAGGCCGGCCGGGGCGCGGACGCCGCGCTGCGGATCGCCGCCGCCACCAGCGGCCGGGCCATCATCGTCTCCGGTGTCACGGTGTGCGTGGCGATGGCGGGCATGCTGTTCACCGGCCTCGCCGAGTTCGAGGCGATGGGCCTGGCCTCCCTGATGGTCGTCGCGGTCGCCATGGTCGGCTCCGTGACCGTGCTCCCCGCGCTGCTCTCGCTGCTCGGCCACCGGGTCGAGAAGGGCCGCATCCCCTTCCTGCGCCGCCGCAAGCGAGCCCACGGGCCGTCCGAGAGCCGCTTCTGGACCGCCGTGCTGCGAGGGGTCCTCGCCAAGCCGCTGGTCTCCGTGCTCGTCGCGGTCGGCGCCCTGCTCGCGGTCGCCGCGCCCGCCCTCGGCATGAAGACCTCGCAGCTCACCCTGGACCAGGAGTTCGGGAACTCACTGCCGATCGTGCAGACCTACGACCGCGTCAACCAGGCCTTCCCGGGCGGCTCCGAGCCCGCCGAGGTGGTCGTCAGGGCGAAGGACATCAACGCCCCCGAGGTCCGGCAGGCGCTGACCGACTTCAAGGAGCGGGCGATCAGCTCGGGCGCCTCCCGCGGCCCGGTCGACATCAAGCTGCACGACGCCCAGAACGTCGCCCTGATCACCGTGCCGCTGGTCGGCGGCTCGGACATGGACAGGGCCGGCCAGAGCCTGCACAAGCTCCGCGACGACGTACGGCCGGCCACGCTCGGCAAGGTCGCCGGCGTGCAGGCGCCGATCACCGGCAACGTCGCTGGCAACCAGGACTTCAACGACCAGCTGCTCGGCTCGGTCGTCCCGGTCTTCGCCTTCGTGGTCGTCTTCGCCTTCCTCCTGATGCTGCTCTCGTTCCGTTCGCTGACGGTCGCGGTCACCTCGATCCTGCTCAACCTGCTCTCGGTGGGCGCCGCCTACGGAATCCTCGTCGCCGTCTTCCAGCACGGCTGGGGCGCCTCGCTGGTGGGCGCCGAGGGGGTCGGCGCGATCGTCACCTGGCTGCCGCTGTTCCTCTTCGTGATCCTGTTCGGCCTGTCGATGGACTACCACGTGTTCGTGGTCTCCCGGATCCGCGAGGCCCGGCTGCGCGGCCGGTCCACCAGGGAGGCGATCCAGCACGGCGTGGTCACCACGGCCGGGGTCGTCACCAGCGCGGCCGTCATCATGGTCGCCGTGTTCGCGATCTTCGGCACGCTGTCCATGCAGTCCATGAAGCAGATGGGCGTGGGCCTGGCGGCCGCGGTCCTCATCGACGCGACCGTCATCCGGGGCGTCCTGCTCCCGGCGGTGATGGCCCTGCTCGGCGAGCGCAACTGGTACCTGCCGAGCTGGCTACGGTGGCTGCCCGACCTGACGCACGACGAGTCGCCGGAGGCGGTCGCGCCGGCGGCGCGAGGCGAGCAGGAGCGGCTGCCGGTCTGAGCCGTGCGGTGACAGGTGCGGCAACGCCCTTCGACACAGGGTCCGTTGGTCTCCGGGGGAGCCGACGGGCCCTGTCCCTTGCGGGCCTCAGCGCTGGTAGCGGGCCAGTACCAGGTTGCCGTCCTTCTCCAGGCGCCGGCGGAGTTCGTCGAGGCCGACGGCGCCGCTGTAGTACTCCTGGAGGGCCGGGGTGGCCACCTTGTCCTTCCACTCGGGGTAGCCGCGGACCGTCTGGGCGGGGGCCGGGCTGAGGTGTCCGGCCAGGGCGGTGCCGGTGGCCCAGCCGTACTTGGCGGTGTGCAGGGCGGGGTCCTGCAGGGCCTGGGTGCCGGTGGGCAGCATCCAGTCGCCCAGCGCCAGCCGGACCATGTTCTCCGGCCGCAGCAGGAAGTCGATGAACTCGGCCGCCTCCCTCTTGTGCGGGCTGTCCGCGGCGACGGACAGCGTCTGTGGGCTGACGCCCTGGGCGAGCCCGTCGGCACCGGCCGGGGCGGGCAGCACCTCCCAGTCGAAGCCCTTGGGTGCCTGCTGGACGATCTGCTGGCGGTAGGAGAAGCCGAGCGGGACCATCGCGTACTTGCCGCCGAAGAAGCCCGGCAGGGTGTCCGAACCGCCGCTGCCCAGGGTGGAGCCGGGCGCGCTGTGGTCGATGTTCACCTGGTCGTGGACCGTGCGCGGCACGACCTGGTCGGCGGCCCCGAACCGCACGGTCACCTTGCCGTCGGCGCCCCGGCGGAAGAGCTGCCCGCCGGCCGACAGCGACAGGTTGAGCGTGGCGGACACCGGCTCCTTGAGCGGCCAGGCGACGCCGTACCTGCCGTCGCCGGAGAGCCGCTTGGTGATCTTCCGGAACTCCACCCATGTCCAGGGGTGTGCGGGGGTGGGGATCCGCACCCCGGCCTCGGCGAGCCAGGTCCTGTTGGCGATCAGTACCCGCGGTTCCTGGAGGAAGGGCACCCCGTAGATGCCGTTCCCGAAGGTCGTCGTCCGCCAACTGCGCTGCGGTATGTCGGACTTCAGGCGGTGGGACAGCAGACCGGAGAGGTCGGCGAGGTAGCCGCCATAGGCGAAGTCCGCGAGGTCGTCGGAGGCGTCGTGGATGATGTCCGGCGCCTCCCCGCCCTCGAAGGAGGTCAGCAGCTGGTCGTGGACACTGTCCCAACTGCCCTGGACGTACTCGACCTTGACGTCCCTGTGGGTGGCGTTCCACTCCTTCACCAGCTCCTTGTTGGCGGCGACCGACTCGTCCTGCCAGGCCAGGGACTGGAACCGCAGGGTGACGGGGCCGCCGGTGCGGGCGGCGGAGGTGCAGCCCGCGAGCAGCAGGAGGAGTGCGACGACGGCCGAGCCGATCCGGGTGCGCATCAGCTCTTCACCGCCCCGGCGAGCATCCCGCCCGTGATCCGCCGCTGGACCAGCGCGAAGACGACCAGCGAGGGCAGGGTGGCGAGGAAGGCGGCGGCCGCCAGCGGGCCCAGGTCGGCGACGCCCTCCGCCCCGATGAAGTGGGTGAGGACGACCGGCAGGGTCTGCTTCTCCGGAGTCTTCAGCAGCACCAGCGCGAAGAAGAACTCGTTCCATGCGGTGACGAAGGCGAACAGCCCGGTCGCCACGATCCCGGGCGCCAGCAGCGGTGCCGTCACCGACACCAGCGTCCGCAGCCGGCCGGCCCCGTCGACGGCCGCCGCCTCCTCCAGTTCCACGGGCACCGCGCGGACGTATCCGACGAGCATCCACAGCGCGAACGGCAGCGCCCACACCACGTACACCAGCACCAGCCCGAACAGGGAGTCGACGAGCCGTAGGTTCTTCAGCACCAGGAACAGCGGGATGATCACCAGGACGAACGGGAACGCCTGGCTGATCACCACCCACCCGGTCGCCGCCCGGGAGAGAGCGGTGCGGCGCCGGGCCATGACGTACGCCATCGGGGTCGCGAGCACGACGGCGATCAGCGCGGCGCCGAGCGCGGCGAGCAGCGAGTTGAGGCCGGCGCGCAGCAGGGGCTGCTCGTCGAAGGCCTGGCGGAAGTTGTCCAGGGTGGGGTGCCTGGGGATCCAGGTCGGATGCAGACTGCCGAGCTCCTGCGGGGACTTGAAGGCGGTGGAGAGCAGCCACAGGAGCGGGAAGGCCAGGAAGACAAGATAGGCGAGCAGGGCCGCGTACTGGCCGGCGCGGGCTGCGGTACGGGTCCTCACGCGTCCTCACCGCCCCGCAGCCGGCCGGTCAGGAAGACGGCCAGCAGCACCGCGATCACCGCGACCATCACACAGCCCATCGCTGCCGCATACCCGAACTGGCCGTAGCGGAAGGCCTCCTCGTAGGCGAAGAGCATCGGCAGCCGGGTCTTGCCGCCGGGGCCGCCGTTGGTCAGGACGTAGACCAGGGCGAAGGAGTTGAAGTTCCAGATCAGGTTGAGTGCGGTGACGGCCAGCGCGATGGGCCTCAGGGCGGGCCAGGTGACCGCGCGGAAGCGGCGCCAGGCGCCGGCGCCGTCCACGGCGGCCGCCTCGTGCAGTTCGCGCGGGGTGTTCTGGAGTCCGGCCAGCAGGGCGACGGTGGTCTGCGGCATCCCGGCCCAGACGCCGACGACGATCACGGCGGGCAGGGCGGTGCCGAGACCGCTCAGCCAGTCCCGGCCGTCGCCGAGGCCGAGGTCGCGCAGGGTCACGTTGAGGACACCCGCGTCGGGGTTGTAGACCAGCCGCCAGATGATGCCGACGACGACCTCGGGCATCGCCCACGGCACGATCGCGAGCGCGCGGGCCAGCCAGCGCAGCCGCAACTCCTGGTCGAGGAGGAGGGCGAGGCCGAGAGCGAGCAGGAACTGGGGCACGGTCACGCCGACGGCCCAGACCAGGCCGATCCGGAACGACTCCCAGAAGAGGGTGTCGTGCAGCAGGTCCCGGAAGTTGAGACCGCCGATCCACCGCGTCGCCGCGGTCCGGCCCGACTGGGCGTCGGTGAACGCCAGCAGGATCCCGTAGAGCAGCGGACCGACGCTCAGCACGAGGATCGGGATCAGGGCGGGCAGGACCAGGAACCAGGCGCCGCGGCCGTTGACACGGGCGGCGGCCGGCCGCCCCGCACTCGCCACGTCGGTAACCAATGCCACGTCGTCCCCCTTTGCGCGGCCCGGCCGGGCCTGGACATGGTCGTGAAGGCCGGTTGCCCCGTCAAGACACCGCGCACACCGTCCCACCTCCGCGGATGCGAGACTGGCCGCCGGACGGCGAGAAGGCGACGCCGTGTGCACCCGCACAGCGGCGGGCACCCGGGCGCCGGGAACGGACACGGAGGCGGGCGATGGACGAGGCACGGGCGCGGGACGTACTGGCCGCGGCGGGTGTCCTGCCCGGTGCGGCGGCCGACGCCCCGCTCCTGGCGCTGGGCGAGAACGCGGTGTTCGCGGCCGGGGACCTGGTGGTGAAGGTCGGCCGGGACGCCGAGCTCCTCGACCGGGCCCGGCGTGAGCTGGCGATCGCCGGATGGCTGGCGGAGGCGGACGTACCGGCCGTACGCGCCGCCGAGCCGAAGGCGCTGCTCGTCGCAGGCCACCCGGTGACGGTGTGGCACCGGCTGCCGGATCCGGTGCGGCCGGCCGAGCCGCGGGATCTGGCCGAACTGCTGCGGATCGTGCACGCCCTGCCCTCTCCTCCCTTCGCGTTGCCGCCCCGCGAGCTGCTGGACGGTGTGGAGCGCTGGCTGCGGCTGGCCGGCGCGGCGATCGACCCCGCCGACGCGGCGTATCTCCGGGAGCGCCGGGACGGTTTCGCCGCGGCCGCGGCCGCGCTGACACCCCATCTGACACCGGGGCCGATCCACGGGGACGCGCTCCCCCGCAATGTGCACGTCGGCCCGGACGGCCCGGTCCTGGTCGACCTGGAGACCTTCTCCTCGGACCTGCGCGAGCACGACCTGGTGGTGATGGCACTGTCCCGCGACCGGTACGGGCTGCCCGCCGAGGGGTACGACGCGTTCACCCAGGCCTATGGATGGGATGTGCGGGAGTGGGAGGGGTGCGGCGTGCTGCGCGGTGCCCGGGAGACGGCGAGCTGCGCATGGGTCGCCCAGCACGCCCCGAGCAACCCGAAGGCCCTGGCGGAATTCGAGCGCCGGGTGGCGTCGCTACGGGAGGGCGACGAGTCGGTGCGGTGGTATCCCTTCTGAACCACGGCGCCCCTTCAGGGGCGTGGAGTTGTGTCCCTGTGCGTCTCCGCCGCGTGGGCGCGCCCAGCCCCCACCGGCCCGCGGCAAACGAACCACGTGACCGGCCCGGCACTCAGACGGCGCCGGCCAGTTCCCGCAACGGCCACGCCCCGTCCACCACCGCGTCGGCCTCCCCCTTGCGCCGCAAGAACTGCTGGAAGTCCGCCGCCCACTGCGCGTACCACTCCACCTGGCGCCGGTGCAGCTCCGCCGGACCCAGCGCCGCGATCTTCGGGTGCCGCTCGGCTATCGCACCGGCCAGGCGCGCCGCGGCGAGCGCGTCGGCCGAGGCGTTGTGGGCGGCGGCGAGGGTGATGCCGTACTCGGCGCACACCGCTTCCAGGTTCCGCTTGCCGCGGCGGTAGCGGTCGACCCAGCGGTCGATGGTGTACGGGTCGACGACCGGTGCCGGGTCGAGGCCGCCGAGGCGGTCGGAGAGGGACGGCAGTCCGTGCCGGCGCAGCTCCGCCGAGAGCAGGGTGAGGTCGAAGGTCGCGTTGTAGGCGACGACCGGGACGCCCGTCTTCCAGTAGCCGGTGAGGACGTCCGCGAGGGCGTCGGCGACCTGGTCGGCCGGTCTGCCCTCGGCCGCCGCCCGCTCGTTGCTGATGCCGTGCACCGCGACCGCTTCGGCCGGGATCTCCACGCCCGGATCCGCCAGCCACTCGCGGCGGCCCAGTTCCTGCCCGGCCCTGACCTCGATCACGGCCCCCGTGACGATCCGCGCCTCGCGCGGATCCGTACCCGTCGTCTCCAGGTCGAAGCCGATCAGGAGCTCCTGGTGCCAGCCCATGGGCGGCCCCCCTTCTTGGTGGTGCTTTCCCCCAGTGGTCTCCACCCTCGCATGCCCCACTGACAATCAGAGGACCGCGTTCCGCTTACCCACGGGTCACCGTCGCGGGCACGCGTCAGGACACCGGGCGCGAATCCGCCCAAGCCGTCTCGAACTCCTCGCGGTACGTCGGGAAGAGACCTGTTTCCACGACGTCGTCCGACTTGACCACCTTGCTGCCGTTGCGGAGCACCAGCACCGGTGACTCCATCCCGCGCGCCCCGCGCAGATAGGACTGGATGATCCCGACGCCGTCGGCGCCGTCCCCGTCGACCAGGTAGGCGGAGAAGCGGGGGGTGTCGTCGTACACCTGGATCTCGAAGGCGCCCGGATCGCGCAGCCGGGAGCGGACGCGGCGCATGTGGAGGATGTTCATCTCGACCGAGCGGGCCAGCTCGCCCCGTTTCATCCCGAGTTCGCGCTCTCGGCGCTTGACCGCGCTGGAGGCGGGGTTGAGGAAGAGGAGGCGGACCCGGCAGCCGGTCTCGGCGAGGCGCACCAGCCGGCGGCCGGAGAAGTTCTGCACGAGCAGGTTGAGGCCGATGCCGATGGCGTCCAGGCGACGGGCCCCGCCGAAGAGGTCCTCGGCCGGGAACTGGCGCATGAGGCGGACCCGGTCGGGGTGGACGGCGACGACGTCGGCGTAGCGGTCGCCGACCAGGTCCTCCACCGCGTCCACCGGCAGCCGGCGTGCCGAGGGCACGTCGCCGCCCGCGCCGAGCATCTCCAGGAGCCGGGCGGAGGCACGCTCGGCCTGGTCGAGGACGGCCCCGGACAGCGCCCGGTTGCGGGAGACGACGTTGCGGGTCACCTCCAGCTCGTCCAGCGCGAGTTCGACGTCCCGGCGCTCGTCGAAGTACGGCTCGAAGCACGGCCAGTGCTGGACCATCAGCTCGCGCAGCTGCGGCAGGGTGAGGAAGCTGAGCACGTTGTCGTCGGCGGGATCGAGCAGGTACCCCTTGCGGCGGCTGACCTCGCGCACGGCGACGGCCCGCTGGACCCACTCCTGGCCGGCCGGGCCGGCGGCGGCGACCACCCACTCGTCGCCGTGGACGGGTTCGTAGATGGGCCGCAGCACGGCGGCCACGACCGCGCGCATCCGCTGCTCGACGAGGTTCAGCCAGATGTAGGCCCGGCCGGCCCGCTGGGCGCGCGTACGCACCTCCAGCCAGGCGTCGGCGTCCCACTCCAGCTCCGGCCCGATGGAGCCCGTGGCGTCCATCGGCCGGGCCAGGGACACCGCGCCGGGCGGGACGTCTGTGGAGTTCCCCTCGTGACCCTCGTCACCAGGGGGCAGCTCCAGGCCTCCCGAGCCCACCCGTGCACCGCCTTCCGCTCCCCCGAGCTCTCCCTGTGCCAACGATCAAGGAAGGGTACTCCGGGAGTGGTCGGCGGTGCAGCCGGATGGACAGGTCGTTTCTCAACTACCGTTTCCGGGCTGACCGTTCTGATCAGCAAGAGCTGCCGGAGTGAGCGGATTCATAGCGGTGACATCGCGCGGGGCGATGGAGAAGCCCTGCCAGTGGACCGGCATCGGCTGCTGGTCCTCGTCGCGCGCGATGTGGTGGAAACCCACGTTCACCCAGACCACGGGGTTGGTGAGGGTCTGCCCGTTCACGAACTTGTCGACGGTCTTGGGGTGACCGCTCGGGCAGCCCGGGTTGTTACTGGCGAACTGCTCGCACTTGTCGTACTGGGTGAAGTAGACGTCGTGCGAAGTGAAGGCGTGGCCCGGGTACTTGTTGCTGGCACCCCGAACGATCTCGTAGGACCGCGCGTGCCCGTCCTTGTTCTTGCCGGCCGTGCTGACCACCCGCCACCAGCGCATGTTCTCGGCGTCGCCGGCGAGTTCCTTGGTGACATCGGTGAGGGTGGTCTTGTCGGTGGGCGCCTCCTGGCCGCGCGTGGGGGCGCTGACCTTCGAGTCGTACTGTTCGACACGGCTCTTGGAGGAGCCGTCGAGGTCGAAGTCCAGCTTCCAGAAGACGTTGTGAGCGTGACTGGTGGCGTAGGCGTGGGCGCCCTTGCCTATCGGCCAGCCGCGGCCGTCCCCGGCGTCGTAGTCGCCCGGCGAGAGGCTGCCGGTGGCGCCGACGTTCATGTTGATCGTGCCGTCGTCCTGGAACCGCCACTCGGTCATGTACTCGTACCAGCCGACCTTGTTGACGGTGTAGATGAGCAGGTCCTTGCCCTGCTGCTGGTACACCCGGTTGCCGGTGTCGGCCTGCATCCGGTACGCGTGGCCACGCGAACGGGTGGTGGTGCACAGGCCGTTGACGTTGGGGTGGGCCGGGTCCCAGGCCTCGGGGACCTTGACGGTCTTGATGGTGCCGCCGGGGCACTCGGCCGAGTCGAGCGGCACCAGGCCCTGGGCGAACCCGAAGCCGGTCAGGTCGTCGTACTCGACGCTGCCGTCGTCGTAGGGGACGTCGATCTGCGCGAGGCGGGCGCTGGAGAGGACCTTGATGGGGGCCGACTCGCCCTTGGGCTGGTAGGAGATGTGCTCCAGGACGAGTCCGGCCTTGCTGTCGTAGCGCCAGCACATCCGCCAGGTGGTCCCGGTCGAGAGCTTCTGCTCGATCCGGTAGGCGGCCGAGCAGTCGGCGGCGGCCGCGGCGGCCCGCTTCGGCTGGGCGACGGCGGGTCCGGCCGCGGTGGTGGCGCCGGCGGCCAGCGCGACCGCGGCCAGGCCCACCGCGGCCGTCCTGCGGGCATGACGGATTCTGGGCACGCGCGTGCTCGCGCGCAGGTTCACGGGCATGACGAAGTGACTCCTGGTACGGGAGATGCAGGTGGAAAGGTGAACGGAGGGGCCGGCTCAGCGGCCGAGCTTCACGACCTTGCGCGCGCTCAGGTCGACGATGAGCGACCTGGCGTCGATCCACGGCCCGTTCTTCACCTTCGGGAAGAGCCGCACACAGCGGTGCTGGCCGCATGTGCCGAGGGCGGCGGGCTGGGCGCCCGGAGTCGCGCGGTACACCGCGCTGTTGAGCAGCAGCTGCTGTTCCGGATCGGTCAGCGCGGTGCCGGTGGCGTCCTTGAAGTCCGCCTTCAGGCCGGCGCCGAGCGGGTCGGCGACCAGCAGCTTGATCGCCTCGACGTTCTCGTCGTGGCTGAGCGGCGGCTGGACGCCCTTGCTGCTGGTGGTGTGCTCGACCTTGCCGGTGTCGAGGTTGACGGTCCGGGTGACGAGGGTGTCGTCCCGGTAGTCGTAGAACGTCACGTCCGCGCGGCGCGGCGCGTCCGAGCTGTCCAGTTCGTTCGCGTCCGGCTCGGCGAGATCGACGCTGAGCCGCTGCGGGCCGCGCCGGCCCTCGACGTTCTCCCCGGCGCTGAACATCTGCTTGGTCAGAGCGAGTTGTTCGACGCGCCTGGTCTCGTCGTCGGTCAGCGGGTCGCTGCCCGTGCCCTTCTTCCCCTCGGCCGGCGCCTGTTCCACCACGCCCGGCTTGACGGCGTCCTGTCCCTGGCCCGCCTGCTGTGCGGCGACCGCGCCGTTCCCGTCGCCGCCTCCCGACTCGTTCGCCCCCGCCGTGCCCGGCAGGGTGATCCCGACCATCACGGCGGTCCCCGCGACCGCCAGTCCCGCACCGGCCACCACCTTGCCCAGATGGCGGTGCACTATCTTGCGCACATCTTCCCCCTACTCCCCCTCGGTCACAGGGAGTACGTGATTGCCCCACTGGTTCGGCACACGTCGCCACACGGGCTGCTGTGTGCACTGGTCGCGGGGTAAGAGGGACGTAAGTCACGAGGGGTTCCATTACTTTCGGGCAGACTCATGACCAAGGCGCCCCCGGGCGCAGGACACACCTGGAAGAGTCGACTTCATGCAGGTCTGGCCTGGAGAGGCATATCCGCTCGGCGCCACGTACGACGGCGCCGGGACCAACTTCGCGGTCTTCACGGAGGCCGCGGACCGAGTGGAGCTGTGTCTGCTGCACGACGACGGCTCCGAGACGGCGGTGGAACTGCGGGAGAGCGACGCCTTCGTCCGGCACGCCTACCTGCCCGGCGTGATGCCGGGACAGCGGTACGGCTTCCGGGTGCACGGCCCGTACGACCCCGGGCGCGGGCTGCGCTGCAACTCGGCGAAGCTGCTGCTCGACCCGTACGCGAAGGCGGTCAGCGGGTCGGTGCGCTGGGGCGAGGAGGTGTACGGCTACCACTTCGGCGACCCCGACAAGCGCAACGACCTGGACTCGGCGCCGCACACCATGACGTCGGTGGTGATCAACCCGTACTTCGACTGGGGCGACGACCGGCGGCCGCGCACCGAGTACCACCACACGGTGATCTACGAGGCCCATGTGAAGGGCCTGACCATGCGCCACCCGGGCCTGCCGGAGGAGCTGCGCGGCACCTACGCGGGCCTGGCCCACCCGGCCGTCGTCGAGCACCTGACGGCGCTCGGCGTCACGGCCCTGGAGCTGATGCCGGTCCACCAGTTCATGAACGACCACCGGCTGGTCGACATGGGCCTGAACAACTACTGGGGCTACAACACCATCGGCTTCTTCGCCCCGCACAACGCGTACGCCTCCTGGGGCGACCGCGGCCAGCAGGTCCTGGAGTTCAAGTCGGCGGTCCGGGCGCTGCACGAGGCCGGGATCGAGGTGATCCTCGACGTGGTCTACAACCACACCGCCGAGGGCAACCACCTGGGCCCGACGCTGTCCTTCCGGGGCCTGGACAACCCGTCCTACTACCGGCTGACGGACGACCCGCGCTACTACATGGACACCACCGGCACCGGCAACTCGCTGCTGATGCGGTCCCCGCACGTCCTCCAGATGATCATGGACTCACTGCGCTACTGGGTCACCGAGATGCACGTCGACGGCTTCCGCTTCGACCTCGCGGCGACCCTGGCGAGGCAGTTCCACGAGGTGGACCGGCTTTCGTCGTTCTTCGACCTGGTGCAGCAGGACCCGGTCGTCTCCCAGGTGAAGCTGATCGCCGAGCCCTGGGACGTCGGCGAGGGCGGTTACCAGGTGGGCAACTTCCCGCCGCTGTGGACGGAGTGGAACGGCAAGTACCGGGACACCGTGCGCGACCTGTGGCGCGGCGAGCCGCGCGCGCTGGCGGAGTTCGCGTCCCGGCTGACCGGTTCCTCCGACCTCTACCAGGACGACGGCCGCCGCCCGCTGGCCTCCATCAACTTCGTCACCTGCCACGACGGCTTCACGCTGCACGACCTGGTGTCGTACAACGACAAGCACAACGAGGCCAACGGCGAGGACAACCGGGACGGCGAGAGCCACAACCGGTCCTGGAACTGCGGCGCCGAGGGCCACACCGACGACCCCGCGATCCTCGAACTGCGCGAACGGCAGATGCGCAACTTCATCGCCACGCTGATGCTGTCCCAGGGCGTGCCGATGCTCGGCCACGGCGACGAGTTCGCCCGCACCCAGCAGGGCAACAACAACGCGTACTGCCAGGACAACGAGGTGTCCTGGGTGGACTGGCCGGCCCCCGACGACGACAGCGAGCTGCTGGCCTTCA
Coding sequences within:
- a CDS encoding Tat pathway signal sequence domain protein, which encodes MRKIVHRHLGKVVAGAGLAVAGTAVMVGITLPGTAGANESGGGDGNGAVAAQQAGQGQDAVKPGVVEQAPAEGKKGTGSDPLTDDETRRVEQLALTKQMFSAGENVEGRRGPQRLSVDLAEPDANELDSSDAPRRADVTFYDYRDDTLVTRTVNLDTGKVEHTTSSKGVQPPLSHDENVEAIKLLVADPLGAGLKADFKDATGTALTDPEQQLLLNSAVYRATPGAQPAALGTCGQHRCVRLFPKVKNGPWIDARSLIVDLSARKVVKLGR
- the glgX gene encoding glycogen debranching protein GlgX; the protein is MQVWPGEAYPLGATYDGAGTNFAVFTEAADRVELCLLHDDGSETAVELRESDAFVRHAYLPGVMPGQRYGFRVHGPYDPGRGLRCNSAKLLLDPYAKAVSGSVRWGEEVYGYHFGDPDKRNDLDSAPHTMTSVVINPYFDWGDDRRPRTEYHHTVIYEAHVKGLTMRHPGLPEELRGTYAGLAHPAVVEHLTALGVTALELMPVHQFMNDHRLVDMGLNNYWGYNTIGFFAPHNAYASWGDRGQQVLEFKSAVRALHEAGIEVILDVVYNHTAEGNHLGPTLSFRGLDNPSYYRLTDDPRYYMDTTGTGNSLLMRSPHVLQMIMDSLRYWVTEMHVDGFRFDLAATLARQFHEVDRLSSFFDLVQQDPVVSQVKLIAEPWDVGEGGYQVGNFPPLWTEWNGKYRDTVRDLWRGEPRALAEFASRLTGSSDLYQDDGRRPLASINFVTCHDGFTLHDLVSYNDKHNEANGEDNRDGESHNRSWNCGAEGHTDDPAILELRERQMRNFIATLMLSQGVPMLGHGDEFARTQQGNNNAYCQDNEVSWVDWPAPDDDSELLAFTRAMARLRKEHPVFRRRRFFHGRPVEGTHDELSDIAWFTPEGHEMVQRDWDSAQASALTVFLNGNAISEPDTRGQRIADDSFLLMFNASPEPLDFVVPVNHGRQWEVVVDTAQAEPVSAGPKVDGGERLTLVGRSLTVLKRPA